A stretch of the Papaver somniferum cultivar HN1 chromosome 6, ASM357369v1, whole genome shotgun sequence genome encodes the following:
- the LOC113288035 gene encoding uncharacterized protein LOC113288035 isoform X3, translating to MGFLRWCRNFCLDGPRQPTELELGRSFYQGKYIAGIAKKLKLLTHFFTIPRVFRQPEDVTHVLFDLELTIQRVKVIATPDDKQSHGPFFVVADTFSVFLIIWLGGGVLGCPAFNSSFRATHGSLSLNICFVQSVVSVVHFKVMVP from the exons ATGGGATTTTTGAGATGGTGCAGGAATTTTTGCTTGGATGGACCAAGACAACCAACTGAGCTCGAACTTGGACGATCTTTTTACCAGGGGAAGTACATTGCTGGCATTGCAAAGAAGCTCAA GTTGTTGACACATTTCTTCACCATACCGAGGGTATTTCGTCAGCCGGAAG ATGTTACACATGTGTTGTTTGACCTTGAGCTTACGATTCAAAGAGTGAAAGTGATAGCAACTCCTGATGACAAACAAAGTCATGGACCGTTCTTCGTTGTCGCAGACACATTTTCAGTTTTTCTCATAATCTG GCTTGGGGGAGGTGTTCTTGGATGCCCAGCATTCAATTCAAGTTTCAGAGCTACACACGGTAGTTTATCACTGAACATAT GCTTTGTTCAAAGTGTGGTTTCTGTTGTCCACTTTAAAGTGATGGTGCCTTGA
- the LOC113288035 gene encoding uncharacterized protein LOC113288035 isoform X2 — protein MDQDNQLSSNLDDLFTRGSTLLALQRSSKMLSYCFGWLVPIRYFIRIIWTILRLLTHFFTIPRVFRQPEDVTHVLFDLELTIQRVKVIATPDDKQSHGPFFVVADTFSVFLIIWLGGGVLGCPAFNSSFRATHGSLSLNISGKHSTALLLLFS, from the exons ATGGACCAAGACAACCAACTGAGCTCGAACTTGGACGATCTTTTTACCAGGGGAAGTACATTGCTGGCATTGCAAAGAAGCTCAA aGATGTTGAGCTACTGCTTTGGTTGGCTCGTACCAATAAGATATTTTATTCGAATTATATGGACTATCTTGAG GTTGTTGACACATTTCTTCACCATACCGAGGGTATTTCGTCAGCCGGAAG ATGTTACACATGTGTTGTTTGACCTTGAGCTTACGATTCAAAGAGTGAAAGTGATAGCAACTCCTGATGACAAACAAAGTCATGGACCGTTCTTCGTTGTCGCAGACACATTTTCAGTTTTTCTCATAATCTG GCTTGGGGGAGGTGTTCTTGGATGCCCAGCATTCAATTCAAGTTTCAGAGCTACACACGGTAGTTTATCACTGAACATAT CTGGGAAACATTCAACTGCGTTGCTACTTCTGTTCTCTTGA
- the LOC113288035 gene encoding uncharacterized protein LOC113288035 isoform X1, which yields MDQDNQLSSNLDDLFTRGSTLLALQRSSKMLSYCFGWLVPIRYFIRIIWTILRLLTHFFTIPRVFRQPEDVTHVLFDLELTIQRVKVIATPDDKQSHGPFFVVADTFSVFLIIWLGGGVLGCPAFNSSFRATHGSLSLNICFVQSVVSVVHFKVMVP from the exons ATGGACCAAGACAACCAACTGAGCTCGAACTTGGACGATCTTTTTACCAGGGGAAGTACATTGCTGGCATTGCAAAGAAGCTCAA aGATGTTGAGCTACTGCTTTGGTTGGCTCGTACCAATAAGATATTTTATTCGAATTATATGGACTATCTTGAG GTTGTTGACACATTTCTTCACCATACCGAGGGTATTTCGTCAGCCGGAAG ATGTTACACATGTGTTGTTTGACCTTGAGCTTACGATTCAAAGAGTGAAAGTGATAGCAACTCCTGATGACAAACAAAGTCATGGACCGTTCTTCGTTGTCGCAGACACATTTTCAGTTTTTCTCATAATCTG GCTTGGGGGAGGTGTTCTTGGATGCCCAGCATTCAATTCAAGTTTCAGAGCTACACACGGTAGTTTATCACTGAACATAT GCTTTGTTCAAAGTGTGGTTTCTGTTGTCCACTTTAAAGTGATGGTGCCTTGA